The genomic DNA GACGAGGTGCAGGTGTACGGCACCGCTCCCCCGCGCCCGGTACGGCTGGCCACGGACCGGCCCGTCTACACCACCGGAGAGAAGGCCGAGGTCCGGGTGAGCGTGTCGGTCACGACGGCCACCGGCGCCCCGCTGCCCGCCGACCTGACCGTCGGCTACCGGACCGGGACCGGCACGGCCACCCCCGGCGAGGACTACACGCCGGCCGAGGGCACGCTGACGTTCCCGGCGGGCACCGCCTCCGGCTCGGCGCAGGCGTTCACGGTCAGGACGCTGGGCGACCGCCGGGCGGAGGTGGCCGAGACCATCCCGATCGAGCTGTCCGGCGCGGGCACGCGCCCGCCGGCGGAGCACCCGGCCATCGTGATCGACGCGCACGGCCTGCCGTACCTCGACGCGCGTAGGCCGGTCAGGCAGCGCGTCGCCGACCTGCTCGGCCGGATGACCCTGGAGGAGAAGGTCGGCCAGATGACGCAGGCGGAGCGCGGCGCGCTCGCCGCCCCGAACGACATCGCCACCCACCTGCTCGGCTCGCTGCTGTCGGGCGGCGGCTCCACCCCCACGCCCAACACCCCGGTGGCCTGGGCCGACATGGTGGACGGCTACCAGGTGCGGGCCCGGCAGACCAGGCTGCAGATCCCGCTGATCTACGGTGTGGACGCGGTGCACGGCCACAACAACGTGGTCGGCGCCACGATCTTCCCGCACAACATCGGGCTCGGCGCCGCCCGCGACCCCGGCCTGGTGGAGCAGGTCGGCAAGATCACCGCCCGCGAGGTCAAGGCCACGGGGATCCCCTGGAACTTCTCGCCCTGCCTGTGCGTGTCGCGCGACGACCGCTGGGGACGTGTCTACGAGTCGTTCGGCGAGGACCCGGCGCTGGTGACCCGGATGGCCGCGATCGTCAACGGGCTGCAGGAGCACGGGGTGCTCGCCACGGCCAAGCACTACGTCGGCGACGGCGGCACCACGTACGGCTCGTCCACCACCGCCGACTACACCATCGACCAGGGCGTCACCGAGGTCGACCGGCAGACGCTGGAAGCGGTCCACCTGGCGCCGTTCGCCGAGGCGGTCAGGCGGGGCGTGGGCACGGTCATGCCGTCGTTCTCCAGCGTCGACCTCGGCCAGGGGCCGACCAAGATGCACGCCCACCGCGAGCTGATCACCGACGTGCTCAAGGGCCGGCTCGGTTTCCAGGGCTTCGTGATCAGCGACTGGCAGGCCATCGACCAGATCCCCGGCGACTACCCGAGCGACGTGCGAACCTCGGTCGACGCCGGACTCGACATGATCATGGTTCCGTACGCCTACCAGGAGTTCGGCCGGACGCTCAAGGCCGAGGTGGAGGCCGGGCGGGTGCCGGTGGCGCGGGTGGACGACGCGGTGAGGCGGATCCTCACCCAGAAGTTCCGGCTCGGCCTGTTCGAGCGGCCGTACGCCGACCGGTCGCGGCTCGCCGACGTCGGCTCGCCCGCGCACCGCGAGGTGGCCCGCACGGCGGTGGCCAGGTCGCAGGTGCTGCTGAAGAACGAGGGAGGACTGCTGCCGCTGCGGCGCGACGCGAAGGTGTACGTGGCCGGGTCGAACGCCGACGACGTCGGCAACCAGTCGGGCGGCTGGACGATCACCTGGCAGGGCTCGTCCGGGCCGATCACGCCGGGCACCACGATCCTGTCGGCGATCCGCTCGCGCGCCGCCGCCGTCACCCACTCGCCTGACGCCTCGGCGCCGCCGGCCGGCCACGACGTGGGCGTGGTGGTGGTCGGGGAGACGCCGTACGCGGAGGGCTTCGGCGACGTCGGCAGGGCGGGGCGCACGCTCGGCCTGGCGGCCGCCGACCGGGCCGCGATCGACCGGGTGTGCGGCGCGATGAAGTGCGTCGTGCTCGTCGT from Nonomuraea muscovyensis includes the following:
- a CDS encoding glycoside hydrolase family 3 N-terminal domain-containing protein; translation: MFRLTAPLGAAAALLASLLVAPPPVHATLQADLTITDFEATTLPPGVVAWGNDGPSTPVLTVEPGPDRPGAPDGNRALKAVYDVAQWGGWSHDLATAQDWSPYEGFAFWVQGTGSGQKIFFEVKDGGTGPGASELFESSFTDDTAGWRQVKVPFADFVRRPDYQPGGAPADGELDLAAMWGYSMRLPADSGTLVWDEVQVYGTAPPRPVRLATDRPVYTTGEKAEVRVSVSVTTATGAPLPADLTVGYRTGTGTATPGEDYTPAEGTLTFPAGTASGSAQAFTVRTLGDRRAEVAETIPIELSGAGTRPPAEHPAIVIDAHGLPYLDARRPVRQRVADLLGRMTLEEKVGQMTQAERGALAAPNDIATHLLGSLLSGGGSTPTPNTPVAWADMVDGYQVRARQTRLQIPLIYGVDAVHGHNNVVGATIFPHNIGLGAARDPGLVEQVGKITAREVKATGIPWNFSPCLCVSRDDRWGRVYESFGEDPALVTRMAAIVNGLQEHGVLATAKHYVGDGGTTYGSSTTADYTIDQGVTEVDRQTLEAVHLAPFAEAVRRGVGTVMPSFSSVDLGQGPTKMHAHRELITDVLKGRLGFQGFVISDWQAIDQIPGDYPSDVRTSVDAGLDMIMVPYAYQEFGRTLKAEVEAGRVPVARVDDAVRRILTQKFRLGLFERPYADRSRLADVGSPAHREVARTAVARSQVLLKNEGGLLPLRRDAKVYVAGSNADDVGNQSGGWTITWQGSSGPITPGTTILSAIRSRAAAVTHSPDASAPPAGHDVGVVVVGETPYAEGFGDVGRAGRTLGLAAADRAAIDRVCGAMKCVVLVVSGRPLELGDLSRVPALVASWLPGTEGAGVADPLFGAVPYTGRLPFTWFRTAAQVPINVGDAAYDPLFPYGWGLRTDPGRDRLKALRDRLARGDAASKAAAMTLTAALPERNWTTGGAVREPRVVLGAVSAAATLLDRSGTDTFAQGDTLVSVARDVAQATGRRPDLQAEADHELAAGHLSKAVALLARAAR